The Thalassotalea sp. HSM 43 genome window below encodes:
- a CDS encoding GNAT family N-acetyltransferase, with product MSYQINIVNWRDAEQQLKAVREKVFVFERRIPRNVEFDRHDRRAFHVLVVDKSTAEPIATGRITSQGEISRICVVISKRKTPVGKDVINTLLNIARRKKLKEVFINSSLDAVDYFAKHNFRPIGGVFMEAGVPRQRMICSLSDVSLKRFYLSH from the coding sequence ATGTCTTACCAAATTAATATCGTCAATTGGCGCGATGCGGAACAGCAATTAAAAGCTGTTCGTGAGAAGGTGTTCGTATTTGAACGTCGTATCCCACGAAATGTCGAATTTGATCGTCATGATCGCCGAGCATTTCACGTATTAGTCGTCGATAAGAGCACCGCAGAGCCCATCGCCACAGGACGTATTACCAGTCAGGGCGAGATATCGAGAATATGCGTGGTTATCTCGAAGCGAAAGACCCCCGTCGGTAAAGACGTTATCAACACCCTCCTCAACATTGCCCGCCGAAAAAAATTAAAAGAAGTTTTCATCAACAGTTCATTAGACGCCGTCGATTATTTTGCAAAACACAATTTTAGGCCGATAGGCGGTGTATTTATGGAGGCTGGTGTGCCAAGGCAGAGGATGATATGCAGTCTTTCGGATGTAAGTCTTAAGCGCTTTTACTTATCTCACTAA
- a CDS encoding GNAT family N-acetyltransferase gives MIVCHTAVKIIEPSLQYQQAYQHYIERLGDEERYPFVLDYDSTDFAQYIALMQDLKDGKVTGKVASSTFWLMDGEQILGVSNLRHYLDDSIREIGGHIGLGISPELRGQGLSKRLLQLTLDKAEQLGISCVHLHCYQHNLASNNMIRACQGQLDSVVEDASGTVINRYLITVA, from the coding sequence ATGATTGTTTGTCACACTGCCGTAAAAATTATAGAGCCCAGCCTGCAATACCAGCAGGCTTATCAGCATTATATTGAGCGTTTAGGTGATGAAGAGCGCTACCCGTTTGTACTCGATTATGACTCTACTGACTTTGCTCAATACATTGCGTTAATGCAAGACCTAAAAGACGGTAAGGTAACGGGCAAAGTTGCCAGCTCAACGTTTTGGCTTATGGATGGTGAGCAGATCCTTGGGGTGAGTAACCTACGCCATTACCTCGATGACAGTATTCGCGAGATTGGTGGCCACATTGGCCTTGGTATCAGCCCTGAATTGCGTGGCCAAGGATTATCAAAACGATTATTGCAATTGACCCTAGACAAAGCCGAGCAACTCGGTATCAGCTGTGTGCACCTGCATTGTTATCAACACAATCTAGCATCGAATAATATGATCCGTGCCTGTCAGGGACAACTTGACTCAGTGGTTGAAGATGCATCTGGCACTGTCATTAACCGTTATTTGATCACCGTAGCATAA
- a CDS encoding DUF4826 family protein, translated as MTETNQQPPMSEEQRSAWVREQYQKATKYLAQKGVVTNSVAPESSRYLPPVVAVWKLQTTNNEKVWVISGDVPCDHITADAESSVRDVLRNFSMKWQVQAENIRHTAKDKSHLVFASYLVSRAEGLYQLFENDHFWKEEQ; from the coding sequence ATGACAGAAACAAACCAACAACCGCCTATGAGCGAAGAGCAACGCTCTGCATGGGTTAGAGAACAATATCAAAAAGCAACCAAGTATCTGGCACAAAAAGGTGTGGTAACCAATAGTGTTGCACCTGAATCAAGTCGTTACTTACCACCTGTGGTTGCGGTTTGGAAATTGCAAACCACCAACAATGAAAAAGTGTGGGTGATCAGTGGTGATGTTCCTTGCGATCATATAACCGCAGACGCCGAGAGCAGCGTACGTGACGTATTGCGTAATTTCTCAATGAAGTGGCAAGTACAGGCGGAAAACATTCGTCATACAGCAAAAGACAAAAGTCATTTGGTATTTGCTTCATACTTGGTATCTAGAGCGGAAGGCTTATATCAATTATTTGAAAATGATCACTTCTGGAAAGAAGAGCAATAA
- the mnmA gene encoding tRNA 2-thiouridine(34) synthase MnmA translates to MESNTDNSNIKVIVGMSGGVDSSVSAYLLQQQGYQVEGLFMKNWEEDDDDEYCAAAEDLKDAQQVCEKLGIELHTINFAAEYWDNVFEYFLEEYKAGRTPNPDIMCNKEIKFKAFLEFACEDLGADYIATGHYVDRRLNDNGKYEMLRGLDANKDQSYFLYTLSHEQVGRTLFPVGGIEKPEVRAIAEREGLVTHDKKDSTGICFIGERKFRDFLGRYLPAQPGKIETAEGKVIGEHQGLMYHTLGQRKGLHIGGMADAGEEPWYVVEKDLKRNVLIVGQGKNHPRLFSNGLLASQLHWVDRHDVAVGETFNCTVKTRYRQNDVPCQVTRLDQDNYQILFNNAQSSVTPGQSVVFYQDEVCLGGGIIDTLIRD, encoded by the coding sequence ATCGAATCCAACACAGATAACAGTAACATCAAAGTCATCGTCGGCATGTCCGGTGGTGTTGACTCTTCTGTATCCGCTTACTTGCTACAACAGCAAGGCTATCAAGTGGAAGGCCTGTTTATGAAAAACTGGGAAGAAGACGATGATGATGAATATTGCGCTGCTGCTGAAGATTTAAAAGATGCACAACAAGTGTGTGAAAAACTCGGCATAGAACTGCACACCATAAACTTTGCTGCAGAATACTGGGACAATGTCTTTGAATACTTCCTTGAAGAGTACAAAGCCGGTCGCACACCAAACCCAGATATCATGTGCAACAAAGAAATCAAGTTCAAAGCATTTTTAGAATTTGCCTGTGAAGACTTAGGTGCAGATTACATTGCAACCGGTCATTATGTTGATCGTCGACTCAATGACAATGGCAAATATGAAATGCTACGTGGTCTTGATGCCAATAAAGATCAAAGCTATTTCTTATACACCTTAAGCCATGAGCAAGTTGGTCGTACCCTATTTCCCGTTGGTGGCATCGAAAAGCCAGAAGTACGCGCTATCGCTGAACGTGAAGGTTTAGTCACTCACGATAAAAAAGACTCGACCGGTATCTGCTTTATCGGTGAGCGTAAGTTTCGTGATTTTCTTGGCCGTTACCTGCCAGCACAACCTGGTAAGATTGAAACCGCTGAAGGTAAAGTCATCGGTGAGCATCAAGGTTTGATGTATCACACGCTAGGGCAACGTAAAGGTTTGCATATCGGTGGTATGGCAGACGCTGGCGAAGAGCCATGGTATGTGGTCGAAAAAGATCTAAAACGTAATGTCTTGATCGTAGGCCAAGGCAAAAATCACCCTCGCCTGTTTTCAAACGGATTACTTGCTTCGCAATTGCATTGGGTCGACCGTCATGATGTTGCCGTGGGCGAGACATTCAATTGCACGGTTAAGACCCGTTATCGCCAAAACGATGTGCCGTGTCAGGTAACACGACTTGATCAAGATAACTATCAGATCCTATTTAACAACGCACAAAGCTCCGTCACGCCAGGTCAGTCTGTGGTGTTTTATCAAGACGAAGTATGTTTAGGTGGCGGTATTATAGATACCCTTATTCGAGATTAA
- a CDS encoding pseudouridine synthase, producing the protein MTDSTHKTRSNKRPNKSQFTAAGSQTKHRDTNKPGKRAPYNKVGKKTAAKPRPSKQVIVLFNKPFDVLTQFTDDANRATLKDYITVKDVYAAGRLDKDSEGLLVLTNDGQLQHKLASPKYNKRKTYWVQVEGDVTEQAIAQLCKGVELKDGLTKPATVKRLSEPDLWPRTPPIRERKNIPTSWLEIILTEGKNRQVRRMTAHVGFPTLRLIRVSLGPYQLGDIKPGEFRIIENTQ; encoded by the coding sequence TTGACTGATTCAACACACAAAACGCGTTCAAACAAGAGACCAAATAAATCTCAGTTTACTGCTGCAGGCAGTCAAACCAAGCATCGAGATACAAACAAACCAGGTAAAAGAGCGCCGTACAATAAGGTTGGCAAAAAGACAGCGGCGAAACCTAGGCCGTCAAAGCAAGTCATTGTTTTATTTAATAAGCCTTTTGATGTATTAACCCAATTTACCGATGACGCGAATCGCGCCACATTAAAAGACTACATCACAGTCAAAGATGTCTACGCTGCAGGACGATTAGATAAAGACTCTGAAGGCCTCTTGGTATTGACCAATGACGGCCAATTGCAACACAAGCTCGCCAGCCCCAAATACAACAAACGCAAAACCTATTGGGTGCAAGTCGAAGGTGACGTAACTGAGCAGGCCATTGCCCAGTTATGCAAAGGTGTTGAACTCAAAGACGGCTTAACCAAACCCGCAACGGTCAAGCGATTATCTGAACCAGATTTATGGCCAAGGACGCCACCGATTAGAGAACGTAAGAATATTCCAACCAGTTGGTTAGAAATCATATTAACCGAGGGCAAAAATCGTCAGGTTCGCCGTATGACTGCGCATGTTGGCTTTCCAACCTTGCGCTTAATACGAGTGAGTCTAGGCCCCTATCAACTAGGTGATATAAAACCCGGCGAGTTTCGTATAATCGAAAACACACAATAA
- a CDS encoding Glu/Leu/Phe/Val family dehydrogenase yields MALFNLTDFDHHEQVVYCSDEQTGLKAIIAVHNTNLGPAAGGCRFWDYENEENALKDVLRLSKGMTYKNAMAGLRLGGGKAVIIGNPKQLKSDALFKAFGRAVNRVGGRYITAEDVNITTADMAMVNTETEFVSGLEGKSGNPGPFTALGTFLGIKAAVKHKLGKDDLNGIRVAVQGLGSVGYSLCEKLHAAGASLIVTDINEHTLQRAASELNATVVGLDEIYSQDVDVFSPCALGSSINDDTIAQLKAVIIAGCANNQLAEYRHDQIVKDKGILYAPDYVINAGGIINVALEIYPEPYCADEATRLVENIYHTMMTVFTKADELDLPTGQVADQMAREIIANGHQ; encoded by the coding sequence GTGGCGCTATTTAACTTAACCGACTTTGATCACCACGAACAGGTTGTTTACTGTTCTGATGAACAAACCGGATTGAAAGCCATCATTGCAGTACACAATACCAACCTAGGCCCTGCGGCTGGCGGTTGTCGTTTTTGGGATTATGAAAACGAAGAGAACGCCTTAAAAGATGTATTGCGTCTTTCAAAAGGTATGACGTATAAAAATGCTATGGCCGGTTTAAGACTTGGCGGTGGTAAAGCGGTTATCATTGGTAACCCAAAACAACTTAAATCAGACGCTTTATTTAAGGCGTTCGGTCGCGCGGTAAACCGTGTCGGTGGTCGTTATATCACTGCCGAAGATGTTAATATCACGACCGCAGACATGGCCATGGTTAATACCGAAACAGAGTTTGTTTCTGGTCTAGAAGGTAAAAGTGGTAACCCTGGTCCATTTACCGCACTTGGTACATTCCTAGGTATTAAAGCCGCGGTTAAACATAAACTGGGTAAAGATGATTTGAACGGCATTCGTGTCGCTGTGCAAGGCTTAGGCAGTGTTGGTTACTCTTTATGTGAAAAGCTTCATGCAGCCGGTGCAAGCCTGATCGTTACCGACATCAATGAACACACATTACAAAGAGCGGCTAGCGAACTGAACGCGACCGTCGTTGGTCTAGACGAGATATACAGCCAAGATGTTGATGTGTTTTCACCATGTGCGTTAGGCTCAAGCATTAACGATGATACCATTGCTCAATTAAAAGCCGTGATTATCGCCGGTTGTGCCAATAATCAGCTGGCCGAATACCGTCACGATCAAATCGTTAAAGACAAAGGCATTTTGTACGCACCAGATTATGTGATAAACGCTGGCGGCATTATTAACGTTGCCTTAGAAATCTATCCAGAGCCTTACTGTGCCGACGAAGCGACACGCTTGGTAGAGAATATTTATCACACAATGATGACGGTGTTTACTAAGGCAGACGAGTTGGATCTACCAACGGGACAGGTTGCCGATCAAATGGCGCGCGAGATCATCGCCAACGGTCACCAATAA
- the purB gene encoding adenylosuccinate lyase, with translation MELSSISAISPVDGRYGSKVKALRPIFSEFGLIKYRVTVEVRWLQKLAETDGINEVPAFSADANAVLNAIVDNFSEQDAARVKEIEATTNHDVKAVEYLLKEKVAGNEELAAVSEFIHFACTSEDINNLSHALMLKEAREQVILPAMDDVLAAIKNLAVEYQTIPMMARTHGQPASPSTMGKEMANVYVRLRRQRDQIANVELLGKINGAVGNYNAHLSAYPEVNWHEFSETFVTSLGVTWNAFTTQIEPHDYIAELFDAVARFNTILIDFDRDVWGYIAMGHFKQKTIAGEIGSSTMPHKVNPIDFENSEGNLGIANAIMAHLAQKLPVSRWQRDLTDSTVLRNLGVGFAHSLISYQATLKGISKLEVNEQSLLNELDANWELLAEPIQTVMRRYGIEKPYEKLKELTRGKRVDAESMRAFIDGLDMPQEARDELKKMTPASYIGRAIEFINEL, from the coding sequence ATGGAACTTTCAAGCATCAGTGCTATTTCACCAGTAGATGGTCGTTACGGCAGTAAAGTAAAAGCTTTGCGTCCTATCTTTAGTGAGTTTGGTCTAATCAAATACCGCGTAACTGTAGAAGTTCGCTGGTTACAAAAACTGGCTGAAACTGACGGCATTAATGAAGTACCTGCTTTTTCAGCAGACGCTAACGCCGTGCTTAACGCTATCGTTGATAACTTCTCTGAACAAGACGCGGCTCGCGTTAAAGAAATCGAAGCAACGACCAACCACGATGTGAAAGCCGTGGAATACCTATTGAAAGAAAAAGTTGCTGGCAATGAAGAACTTGCAGCAGTTTCTGAATTCATTCACTTTGCTTGTACATCAGAAGATATCAATAACCTATCGCACGCGCTAATGCTAAAAGAAGCCCGTGAACAGGTTATTTTACCGGCTATGGATGACGTTCTAGCGGCAATCAAAAACTTGGCGGTAGAGTATCAAACCATTCCAATGATGGCGCGTACCCACGGTCAGCCAGCTAGCCCATCTACCATGGGTAAAGAAATGGCCAATGTGTATGTACGTTTACGTCGTCAACGTGATCAAATCGCCAATGTTGAATTGTTAGGTAAAATCAATGGTGCTGTTGGTAACTACAATGCACACCTATCGGCATACCCTGAAGTAAACTGGCATGAGTTTTCAGAAACCTTCGTTACCTCGTTAGGTGTAACTTGGAACGCGTTTACAACGCAAATCGAACCACATGACTACATTGCCGAGCTATTTGATGCGGTTGCCCGTTTCAACACCATCTTGATTGACTTTGATCGTGATGTTTGGGGCTATATTGCCATGGGTCACTTTAAGCAAAAGACTATTGCTGGTGAAATTGGCTCGTCGACAATGCCGCACAAAGTTAACCCAATCGACTTTGAAAACTCTGAAGGTAACTTAGGTATTGCCAACGCTATCATGGCTCACTTGGCACAAAAACTACCGGTTTCTCGCTGGCAACGTGACCTAACTGACTCAACCGTACTACGTAACTTAGGTGTTGGTTTTGCCCACTCATTGATTTCATATCAAGCCACCTTAAAAGGTATCAGCAAGTTAGAAGTCAATGAGCAATCATTACTTAACGAGTTAGACGCTAACTGGGAACTATTGGCAGAGCCAATTCAAACAGTAATGCGCCGTTACGGTATCGAAAAGCCATACGAGAAACTAAAAGAGTTAACTCGTGGTAAGCGAGTTGATGCAGAGTCTATGCGTGCCTTTATCGATGGCCTTGATATGCCACAAGAAGCACGAGACGAATTGAAAAAAATGACACCAGCGAGCTATATCGGTCGTGCCATTGAGTTCATCAACGAATTATAA
- the hflD gene encoding high frequency lysogenization protein HflD: MSIEQQSLTFAGICQSAAMVQGIARKNQLDDQQFVVMLQSIINTNPSDAIDVYGGQFDNIQQGLSLIVTQLGDGSVQKDPEITRYIVSLLNLERRLQGKPKIMAELGNRIEQCQRQLQHYDINSDTMLNAFASIYSDLISPLATRIQIAGEPNILKQVGNQHRIRALLLAGIRSAVLWRQVGGKRRNILFGRRKFVSAAQQLLKNEP; the protein is encoded by the coding sequence ATGAGTATTGAACAACAATCACTAACCTTTGCAGGCATATGCCAATCTGCGGCGATGGTGCAAGGTATTGCTCGTAAAAACCAATTGGATGACCAACAGTTCGTTGTGATGTTGCAAAGTATTATCAATACCAATCCAAGCGATGCCATTGACGTATATGGCGGACAGTTCGATAACATACAACAAGGTTTATCGCTTATTGTCACGCAACTGGGTGATGGCTCGGTACAAAAAGACCCAGAGATAACACGCTACATCGTCAGCTTGTTAAATCTAGAGCGTCGACTTCAAGGTAAGCCTAAGATTATGGCCGAGCTCGGTAATCGCATTGAACAATGCCAACGCCAATTGCAACACTACGATATCAATAGCGATACCATGCTGAACGCATTTGCCAGCATCTATTCCGATCTTATCAGCCCGTTGGCAACGCGCATTCAAATAGCCGGTGAACCCAACATATTAAAACAAGTGGGTAATCAACACCGCATTCGCGCCCTACTATTAGCCGGCATTCGCAGTGCCGTGCTTTGGCGTCAAGTTGGCGGAAAACGCCGCAACATATTATTTGGTCGACGCAAATTTGTCAGCGCCGCCCAGCAACTATTAAAAAATGAACCTTAA
- a CDS encoding NUDIX hydrolase → MSQFKPNTTVAGIIHCQGKFLMVEEIDSDQVVYNQPAGHIEANETIYDAFVREVKEETGLSVTPSGLSGIYYNHRADLDIYYVRFCFIVELDQCLNATPEDDDIIACHWLSYQQIIDKQAQLRSVMVKKCLDDYVNGARFSLDILQEDIS, encoded by the coding sequence ATGAGCCAGTTTAAACCCAATACAACCGTCGCCGGCATTATTCATTGCCAAGGTAAGTTTTTGATGGTGGAAGAGATAGACAGTGATCAGGTTGTCTACAATCAGCCAGCAGGACACATCGAAGCCAATGAAACCATCTATGACGCGTTTGTACGCGAAGTAAAAGAAGAAACAGGTTTAAGCGTTACCCCGTCAGGGCTCAGCGGTATTTACTACAACCACCGCGCCGATCTCGACATTTACTATGTCCGCTTCTGTTTTATTGTCGAGTTAGATCAGTGCCTTAACGCAACGCCAGAAGACGACGATATCATTGCTTGTCATTGGCTGAGCTATCAACAAATCATCGACAAACAAGCGCAATTACGCAGCGTTATGGTAAAAAAATGTTTAGATGATTACGTTAATGGCGCCAGATTCAGTCTCGATATTCTGCAAGAAGACATCAGCTAA
- a CDS encoding cupin domain-containing protein, protein MQIQFNDLTPELFLEKYWQKQPLIIKNAFKDFTDPIDANELAGLAMEEFIESRIVSSHNDRWDVKHGPFEDFSEFGDANWTLLVQAVNNWFAGVNQLIEPFTFIPNWRIDDVMVSFSTPGGGVGPHLDQYDVFIIQGEGKRRWRVGNPDASLQQLLPHEDLKQVSEFEAVIDEITEPGDLLYIPPNHPHDGVAIDHSVNYSVGFQAPNPQELISGLADYLIDNQLLEDRFDDSQRKTTSAPNILADDDVTLLQQVMHSAINDKHILQDFLGKQMTQVHHTLNLLVPTEELTWPVIESIFSEGETLQPVLGLKCLLINENDHQAMYANGEAFALDEDTLALAQKLTSKHPLTSDDLESSSDCLKNTQLLTSLINKGLWTFE, encoded by the coding sequence ATGCAAATACAATTTAACGACCTTACCCCTGAGTTATTCCTCGAAAAGTATTGGCAAAAGCAGCCATTGATCATCAAAAACGCGTTTAAAGATTTCACCGATCCGATTGATGCGAATGAACTAGCAGGCCTTGCTATGGAAGAGTTTATCGAGTCTCGCATCGTATCCAGCCATAATGACAGATGGGATGTAAAACATGGTCCATTCGAGGATTTTAGTGAATTCGGTGATGCTAATTGGACATTATTGGTACAGGCAGTAAATAATTGGTTTGCCGGCGTTAATCAATTAATTGAGCCATTTACGTTTATTCCAAACTGGCGAATAGACGATGTGATGGTCAGTTTTTCCACACCTGGTGGCGGTGTTGGCCCACACCTAGATCAATACGATGTATTCATAATTCAAGGCGAAGGTAAACGACGCTGGCGCGTTGGCAATCCGGATGCCAGTTTACAACAATTACTGCCCCATGAAGATCTAAAACAAGTCAGTGAGTTTGAGGCTGTAATTGACGAAATTACCGAGCCTGGTGACTTGCTGTACATTCCACCAAACCACCCTCATGATGGCGTAGCAATCGATCATTCTGTCAATTACTCGGTTGGTTTTCAGGCTCCGAATCCACAAGAGTTAATTTCTGGTTTAGCTGACTATCTTATTGATAATCAATTACTTGAAGACAGGTTTGATGACAGTCAACGAAAGACAACCAGCGCACCCAATATACTAGCTGACGACGATGTGACCTTGTTGCAACAAGTGATGCACAGCGCCATCAACGATAAGCATATATTGCAAGACTTTCTTGGTAAGCAAATGACTCAAGTACATCATACCTTGAACCTATTAGTGCCAACAGAAGAGTTAACTTGGCCGGTGATCGAATCGATATTTTCCGAGGGTGAAACCCTGCAACCAGTGCTTGGTTTAAAATGCTTATTAATTAACGAAAATGACCATCAAGCGATGTATGCAAATGGCGAGGCTTTTGCTCTAGACGAGGACACCCTTGCGCTTGCACAAAAATTGACAAGCAAGCACCCTTTGACATCCGATGACTTAGAAAGTTCCTCCGACTGTTTGAAAAACACCCAGTTGTTAACTAGCCTTATAAATAAGGGGCTCTGGACATTTGAGTAG
- a CDS encoding alcohol dehydrogenase catalytic domain-containing protein, with product MKAVTFDPHSDTFALSNIEIPKLQYETDVLLKTHACGLNPVDAKIHLWKAMVNDMSAQWVPGLDVVGEVVDVGSKVDKFKAGDMVLCHGNMLRAYGGFAEYCIQDSEVLLPLPAVDVAIAAATPCAGWTAWRALVDKLNVADRNSVLITGGAGGVGSFAVQLARYFQLDTIIATCLAKNAAFVSQLGATDVIDYQSDDVVARVKQITNQQGVDIGLDTVGADNDIIVANSLRFDGQMVEIVDVVRPDAYDNAFLMGLGFHQLSLGAGHGHGRLGKASIVFAGQQFSQLVEAGKIAVPSLASITIEQVPTALNDMLSQRTVGKIVMCL from the coding sequence ATGAAAGCCGTTACCTTTGATCCGCACAGCGATACTTTCGCATTGTCCAACATCGAGATCCCCAAATTACAATACGAGACCGATGTCTTGCTTAAAACCCACGCCTGTGGCCTTAACCCGGTCGATGCAAAAATCCATTTATGGAAAGCAATGGTTAATGACATGTCAGCGCAATGGGTGCCTGGATTAGACGTAGTAGGAGAGGTCGTTGACGTTGGCAGCAAGGTCGATAAATTTAAGGCCGGAGATATGGTGCTATGTCATGGCAATATGCTCAGAGCTTATGGCGGTTTTGCCGAGTATTGTATACAAGACTCAGAAGTCTTATTGCCTTTACCCGCTGTGGATGTCGCAATCGCGGCTGCGACACCGTGCGCTGGTTGGACTGCATGGCGTGCTCTAGTTGACAAACTTAATGTTGCAGACCGTAACAGCGTGCTAATTACTGGTGGTGCTGGCGGGGTTGGTTCTTTTGCGGTGCAATTGGCACGTTACTTTCAGTTAGACACCATTATCGCCACATGCTTGGCAAAAAATGCAGCATTCGTATCTCAGCTTGGTGCGACTGATGTTATTGACTATCAAAGTGATGATGTTGTTGCTCGAGTAAAACAAATAACCAATCAACAGGGCGTCGATATCGGCTTGGATACCGTTGGTGCAGATAACGATATTATTGTCGCCAATAGTCTTCGTTTTGATGGGCAAATGGTCGAGATAGTCGATGTCGTTAGACCTGATGCCTATGACAATGCGTTTTTAATGGGGCTTGGCTTTCATCAATTGTCATTAGGAGCCGGTCATGGCCATGGCCGGTTGGGTAAGGCCAGTATCGTTTTTGCGGGTCAACAATTTAGTCAACTTGTTGAGGCGGGTAAGATTGCAGTGCCTTCACTTGCGTCAATTACAATTGAGCAAGTACCTACGGCGTTAAACGATATGCTTAGTCAGAGGACGGTTGGTAAAATCGTCATGTGTTTGTAG